A window from Strix uralensis isolate ZFMK-TIS-50842 chromosome 15, bStrUra1, whole genome shotgun sequence encodes these proteins:
- the TSSC4 gene encoding U5 small nuclear ribonucleoprotein TSSC4: MGDQDAGEPFLGIVAGGATDYEGALPSDTVSLSDSDSDDLGLVDEAEVDTISPEEPSVDDGDYRSGETPDSSDSSHRSPAQPFHLRGMSSTFSLRSQSIFDCLEEAAKLSVPSMPEDNVVDGRFKRPLPPTPVSSNMVAESLGKQVRPVQAPKTSGAVPDYVAHPERWTKYSLDGVSESSDKTNRAVAMEFLEGLKKRGEEQSSGTQGSYTPYFNQDPSSCGAGRIVFTKPVKRSVDGLEKKTSAGEDDKKHKKTDVKGKSLKKTDDLREEDEVELGHLDSGSGKATEEEECVMAGDLNVGGKLSARPRGTGEEPSVETVGFHCSKKKSRKNFRPKVDDEGEEEES, from the coding sequence ATGGGAGATCAGGATGCAGGTGAACCCTTCCTGGGGATAGTGGCTGGTGGTGCCACCGACTATGAAGGAGCTCTGCCCTCAGACACAGTGTCGCTCAGCGATTCTGATTCCGATGATTTGGGGTTAGTGGATGAAGCAGAAGTTGATACGATATCTCCTGAGGAGCCGTCTGTAGATGATGGGGATTACAGGTCAGGGGAGACCCCCGACTCTTCAGACAGCAGTCACAGATCTCCCGCCCAGCCGTTCCACCTGAGGGGCATGAGTTCTACATTCTCTCTCCGTAGCCAGAGCATTTTTGATTGCCTGGAAGAGGCGGCCAAGTTGTCTGTGCCCTCGATGCCTGAAGATAATGTTGTTGATGGGAGGTTCAAGCGTCCGTTGCCTCCAACCCCTGTTTCCAGTAACATGGTTGCAGAAAGCCTGGGAAAGCAAGTCAGACCAGTGCAGGCTCCCAAAACCTCCGGGGCAGTGCCTGACTACGTGGCACACCCGGAGCGCTGGACCAAGTACAGCCTCGATGGCGTTTCAGAGTCTAGTGACAAGACTAACAGGGCCGTGGCCATGGAATTTCTAGAGGGTTtgaagaaaagaggggaggaacAAAGCTCAGGTACCCAAGGAAGCTACACCCCATACTTCAACCAGGACCCTTCCAGCTGTGGAGCTGGGAGGATTGTCTTCACCAAACCAGTTAAAAGGAGTGTTGATggactggaaaagaaaacatcagcaGGGGAGGATGAtaagaaacacaagaaaacagatgtgaaagGAAAATCTCTGAAGAAGACTGATGACTTGAGGGAGGAAGATGAGGTAGAGCTGGGGCACTTAGATAGTGGAAGTGGAAAGGcaacagaggaggaggagtgtgTGATGGCGGGGGACCTGAATGTAGGGGGTAAGCTTAGTGCAAGGCCTCGTGGCACAGGTGAAGAGCCATCGGTGGAAACAGTTGGGTTCCATTGCAGTAAGAAGAAGAGTAGGAAAAATTTCCGACCTAAAGTAGACgatgaaggggaggaggaagagtccTGA